In Mya arenaria isolate MELC-2E11 chromosome 1, ASM2691426v1, the genomic stretch ACATAGAAATATTGACCACAGGTGATAAAACTGGAGTAAATGCAAtgttaatcaatatattatgaatataattaagtaaattatacaaaataaactacAGACTAAATccaaaaacagttaatatattattatcataaggTTACCATTTCTAAACATCAAATTTATGTTCACTTTATCCATGAATAgcacaaaaataattatgatatgagTTTGAAATATAACTGAATAAAGAATATTTCCACCGATGAATCGACATGTTCAAAATGTCATAGAGCTCTTCGATGTTTTTTCCAgttcttttaatataaaacacataatatGTGATATATAAACCAGACCATTTTACTCGTTGCGGTTCAGTCTTGCATATGTATCAATAGATATCTTTTAACACTGTTTGGCGGTCAATTAATGATATGCAATTAGCATCATCAACGGCAAGACTAAAATGAATCCCCCCATTTTTAATAGTAGTTTTCACAAACACTCAGTAATTGAACAGACACTCATTGCTCAATTAGTCACTACTCAGCTTGTTTCCGATCAATTAAAGTGGATATGTGAGGTGTCGttctttcaacaaaaaataGCTCAGACCGATCGCGCATGGTTAGCTACGTATTCTGATGACTTTTGTTTGGATGAAAACTAAATATGTACGTCTAAATCAGTGATTCTGGTTTTAATGGCATATTTGAAGAACTAAACCAAATCATgtataacatatcaaaatacaCGCGTATTTAACTAAccttataattatataacataacgtCGACGTCATATATACTTGATACAGGACAAAAAGATGGATTTGACAcattatttaagttaatatgCCGAATTCTCTGAGTTTGAgataattaagaaaaatataatatttgatacaatatacggcaaatacatatatatatatatatatcactgttAAGTAAGTATTTCAACTGGATAGCAGAGAATGTATATCAAATAAGCATTCGAAGTGATCAAACAATTATGAATGACTGGAAGGTTCAACGCATAAAAGACAAACACACAACAGTATGCCATTAACAACATAAATCAGCCCTACCACTAccttattaataaaataacatcaGAGCATCACAAACATTTCTTTCCGTAAAATGCAACTTTGTGACCTCGTAAACTGTATTTGTGGATGTAGGAcacaaactttttaaataaatgaaatcctGATGAAAGGAAAAAACgagtataaacatgaaatatatctttaaactcTAAGACAACACTGACGCATGTAAATAGTAAATAGTATATTTTCACGAATATTCTCAGATATCAAGCGTATTTTTCGCAGTCCAATTATACCACCACTCTAATAACGGCATGCTAGGATAATGAAGGAAAACAGAAATTTCCATTCTGCAATCTGATTTGTAAGTAAatcacaaattaaaacaaaaaagaatctGACCGGCCCATTATTGTTCTCCAACAATCTTTGAAAATGGAAACATTATTCACTCTCTTCAAAAAGCTCACATTGTTTGTGCAAATGGAGCGCATAGAATGAGACAATTTAGCCATACTGATagaataaatacaatttcacaaacaaaactagtacgtaataaatatataattgaggTAGTAGCCACTGTTTGAAAGGCTAATAGagaattgtttttgaatgataaaatatgttttaaacaaattttaatatatatatatatcaaataccAATAGGCATCGCCTTATCTTTAGAATATTAGTAACCTAGAAAGCAAACCTACTCTCATGCAAATGATGAATTTCGCTTTCTTTACATGACTGTAAGAATAGTGTCAATCACTCCAAACACTATATTAGGGCGACATTACAATGTCCTCATGGTTTTCGTGATTATCGACTCCATCACAATATACACAACAGGAAGTGGGTGCATTTTCCACGCGCCAACAACATGTACACGAACAAGGCCTATGTTCTTGGCCATGTTTCTCACTATCAAAGGTGAAACTTTGTACAATACGTGGGCTTCTAGCGTTAGTACCATTTATGTCACAGCATTGGTCGTGGGTAGCTTTTAAGCCATTCAGATCACTACACTTGTCGTCAAACTCACCAATGTCTTCCATTTTAGTAGCTTGGCCAAGGTCAGGACACATTTTGTTCTTAAGTGCGCGTAACGGATGCACTTCGGTTGCAGATGTGAGGAAAAACGATGATGTACGTGAATTCCGACGGCGATCATTGTGCATGCCATGGCGAAGGCGGAAGCGGAACCATTTCTGTTTAATGACTCGTCTCACCTCGAAAATGATTTTAAGGTCAAAACATACTCAttgtaattacatgtatttgtatagaGAAGTACAACGTTATTAACCTTATTAAGAACCTGTTTTATAGTATTAGTTCGGACGAAATTTGAAGGGGaacaatatgttttcaaatgaattataacgaaaatcaataattaaaatccGTTCTCTTACCTCCCCGTTTAGGAAACAGTACAATATTGCCACAAATATACCCTGAAACATAGCGAACACatcaattgttttatgttaaaaaaaggaGTAGCTTTAATATGACGGTGTTTAACAAAGAGCTTAAATACTTGATTTTATTAGAACCCATTGGAACTAATTGAACAAGAATATCACATTGACATCAGAACGATGCACACTAAACTTCTACTTATAATGTCGTGTGTTTTGCGCATGTACTTATAGCCACtcaaaataccgtgttttttcAACGAAACGAAGTCAGTGATGATATCAATTTGTTAAAATCTATCTGCTGGGATCATTATATGTGTCCCAACATGTATAGCGAATAACCTATTATTAAGAAATGTAACGTTTCTTTAAATCGTCAACATATTTACCTGTGATGACGTCAACACAGCATTGGTGACCCTGTACGCTGTTTCGATGTCCTTGTTAGTGCCCGGGTTGACGAAGAAAAGAAGGTTGGTCAAACCCAGCAATGGCATTAGCACCACAGTTGCCTTTATTGCTTtcctaaataaacaaaattgtaatttgaaacagttgatataaatacaatttcCATGGTGTAGTCTTGTCTGTCAAGatgaacaattttaacattatcaGCTTTCATAGTTTGCTTTATTATGactatacaatgtatatttttacagACAGCAAAACGCAAAATTATCCGTACATATTGCCATCTATCCGTATATACTAGATGGTTCATCATAAATGCATGCGTATCAAATTCGATAGTATGTAGTACTACGCAAATAATGGCAAGTTTACCAAATTGGATATACATAAAGAACAGTGTTACGAGTGGTGCTCACTGttacacacactgtaaaatTAGTGATATTACTTTTAAGAAAAGCGGTATGTATCATTCCCATTTAATACATAACCCTGTTTGTATCTTAagactgcactctcacagattgaacgtttttaaaaaaaaaatgtcttggaactagccaatttttgcgaaagtccatggaaaccagttatataagactgctgacaaaaactaaGATCGCCgagttttattttacagtttaaaaattgatgttttatgcatttttctgtaACCGTTAgcaacggtttaagccataaaacattaattttcgaacggaaatatggaaatctgcgatctgGTTGTTTGTTATCGATctattatcattggtttgcagatatgtacgcatatatttgctctttccatgacaaaaatttacaaaaagttgtaaaaatggtatatctgtgagtgtgcagctttaaactccaAATCTTAttgctttaaattttaaactagTTATGGCGTTCCTTTCAACTTACCTCATATTCGCTGACTCTATTCTATTATTAGCACGCAATTTAGACACCAAGACGCGGATTATATTGATGAGAAATATCAGATTGATCTGAAATAAATTCAGGAAATAGAATGAAtcagaaataaacaatttaacgGTATTACTATAAAAAACAGCACTTCTGAAAATCAATGCTTGCGGTTTCTCTTGACAAATGCAATACACAGTGTATACTTAAATAGAAACATGAATGTTATTTACACATACTATAATACCTAAAACATGCGTAATATGTTATATTAACACAAATGTAACAATTGCAGATCATTTGCGGTATTGTAAGAGATAAACATGTATCTACTAGAAGTATGTTTGTTTGACTTACTCCTACGGCAAGCATAAAAGGTATTGATATGATGTAGAAACTGTTCTTTTGGGAGTACCCCCGCCAGCACTCCACTTCGTTTATTGTGAAATATAACACAAGCCACCAACTCAAGACGAATAGCGATGGTAATCCTGCAACAAATAATACACTGCTTGTATAAATAGTATTACTCGCTATCAATTGAATACAATACATAGCCTCATAAGTTTCATGCCTCATACAAAGAAGTCTTACAAACAGGGTAAATTTCTTATATGCCAGTATAATTTGATATGTCttcatgattttataaaaaaataaaacactgccATAGTCGGTCGGTGTTAAACGTAGTTCATGTCACTTTTCATTCTCAATTAAACGGAGACTGATGAATTAACGCTTTGTGTGTTTGATACGCTTCCTTGGAGAGTATTAATATGACAATAGTGCATATacttttgttcattatttcaaCAGTGCAATTTAGGATCAAAGGAATTAATCccttaatataaatgaaaccaaCGACCACATAGCATGTTACAGGACTGCATCATTTACAAGCCGCTTACCTGCACagtttgttcataaaaatagAGAATAATTATGCCGGTTTGTCCGTTGCCGAAGGTTCTCTACACCTTGCAATCAATTATTCAtgttaaatgaacatttatgagATGTTGATACCTATCGTTATAATACAATATCCGTTTCTCTTATTATATACGAATTAATGCCAAGATGGAGTTCCAATGGTTAAACCCTTCTTTCGATAGACGTTGTCATCGTTGTCTGAGTGTCTTGTCTTGTGTGGGTcgtttatttgtttatcttaTTATCCGTGTGTCACTAAGGTATTCAATGTAGAATTTGGGGAATTTTGGATGTCTTTATTTAAGTTGAAAGATTTTATAAGTAGAGGAAGGGTTTGAAATTATATACCAATGCAATATAtcacaaacaattaaatatgtatatggaATGCTAACACCTTCTTAACCTTTAACCAGCTGGTAATGGGTCTAGCATTCTTAACAAAACACACAAGAGATTACCCCAGCCAATGGCGTAGAAGAGTTTAAAGGGCGCTTTCGTGCTGAACACGCCCATCACAAGACTATGGTGGAGAAAGAACCCCTCGACCAGCATCCAGAACATTGTGGCCAACGTCAGATACTGCGACAGCGCGGTGAACGTTTTACACATCCAGGGCTGAAAAAAGTGGATAACCTTCAGTGTTTTCCTCAAATAATTAGTATGCCTTTGGATAGTATTAAACTCTGATGACGCAAACTATTAAACCTTATTCCCAACGGCATTGTTGAATGCATATGTTTCTGATGATTCCAATGGAATTTCATCGTTAACGCGGTTATCATCGATATGGCCCTCTTTGATACTTCATATAAATCATGAATTATAGACGATCGGAAAATCGCATCTGATACGTTATGTTGGAACAAGAATATAGTGTGTTGTTGAGTCATCATTTACTATTTAATACCACTATTTGCCTTTTGTGGTAACAGCAATATCTTattaaaacagatattgtaGTGCATTTGTGGTATGTATGTGCTGTTTTAtacgttgtatgtctctcgtttAATGTTTGCTAGTAATTGGCCTTGTGCCTGTAAGCATATTATTCCTCCACATTGTAGATATTTCTTCTGTATTGATAAAGAAGTACTTGCACGGTACTTATTAAGTTGCGTTCACGCCATTAACCAATACCGTTTGATGGAAAGAGATGCATACTTACGATGTCTCTGTACGAGTGCGTTCTAGCGGTTACGTATGGCTCCGTCATCACGACAATCATAATGAAACGTAAGATGAATGAGACGACGAGGTGCTTGTGTATAGAGATCCGACTACAATGGAGGGACCTgacaaaatagtaaaaaaacactattttaatcGGTATGTATTAGCACTGTATCAAATCGTTATATGTGGAgaattaggtgctctgaatgtTATGCCcgcgtctgcagatagagttgggatctcttatcattgAATTCCTTAGGGTTTAcctataattttattttctattttttcggTTAtaaagtttcctcaagttaatgtatactttgataagatttaccttttacgtttttactttatttagaatcgttgggataagagtgaggtttgtgcacgtaaactggtttaaacacccagtaaatttacattttactgaccgttccaatgcagtacctaacaatccttgataaacatacctagtttgtGATATGTAGtattatgcactgtgctgtttttggagttttttgctgttcttccatgtttcttgtttgtgattgttttgtttttgtgttctatgtctttggcgttaacccagTGCCATTATATCggttttatgattatttttttgctactgagctcgtttctgtagtttttttcacaTGAGTATTGAGTTCAGTTGAGTTGATCTCGTTGATTATGTTGATTATAACTTTCGTCAATATGCTTGAGATAATTATCGAGggaacaaatgtttaaacatcatGAGTACTCAGATTTGTTATGCATAATTAATGACCTTTTTTCAATCATCACATTCAACTCATTAATTTTGAAAGTAAGCacttttaaaacagaaaaaaacgtCAAATTGTGAATCCTGCTTTGCTGGAATGTGGTAAAATCAATCGAGTTTAAGATCGAGAacgtattattttcattttc encodes the following:
- the LOC128226441 gene encoding corticotropin-releasing factor receptor 2-like, translated to MLETSLEPATVNATTPVSGLLDSNNPKSGSGDVDMATLCSQSMAKALPGYCSAIFDDFLCWPPTPPNTTAESSHFCPIKNTIELAYRVCPASGNWSQEKSDYTQCLIAEEKTGLIDGKIAAWMRDIYFTLSIVSLVLLIVTLFIFIYFKSLHCSRISIHKHLVVSFILRFIMIVVMTEPYVTARTHSYRDIPWMCKTFTALSQYLTLATMFWMLVEGFFLHHSLVMGVFSTKAPFKLFYAIGWGLPSLFVLSWWLVLYFTINEVECWRGYSQKNSFYIISIPFMLAVGINLIFLINIIRVLVSKLRANNRIESANMRKAIKATVVLMPLLGLTNLLFFVNPGTNKDIETAYRVTNAVLTSSQGIFVAILYCFLNGEVRRVIKQKWFRFRLRHGMHNDRRRNSRTSSFFLTSATEVHPLRALKNKMCPDLGQATKMEDIGEFDDKCSDLNGLKATHDQCCDINGTNARSPRIVQSFTFDSEKHGQEHRPCSCTCCWRVENAPTSCCVYCDGVDNHENHEDIVMSP